Proteins encoded by one window of Enterococcus saccharolyticus subsp. saccharolyticus:
- a CDS encoding methyltransferase domain-containing protein, translating into MSHLEEERLFWDGFAEEYAEIQAESTTTIPQDVHDFLVAENILPTNTFLDLAGGTGKYIPAILANVNDYTLVDFSEKMLQIAQDTHNYPRLQFLHCEQAVFLTQTKDNRYDVVFSAMNPALTSKQILNELLRIANEYVCILRVIEEKDELFSLFEQTPEEWKWMETYKEWLDGKYRTQLFSYNSSESISKEFFLTYFEMDFPYSQLQKIADDLFQQNTEKLNRTTITFELLIIEI; encoded by the coding sequence ATGAGTCATTTAGAAGAAGAACGTTTATTTTGGGATGGTTTTGCAGAGGAATATGCTGAAATCCAAGCAGAATCGACAACCACTATTCCACAAGATGTTCATGATTTTTTAGTAGCTGAAAACATTTTACCTACGAATACTTTTCTAGATCTTGCCGGGGGAACTGGAAAATATATCCCTGCAATACTTGCTAATGTCAATGACTATACGTTAGTTGATTTCTCAGAAAAAATGCTTCAAATTGCGCAAGATACTCACAATTATCCACGACTTCAATTCCTTCATTGTGAACAAGCAGTTTTTTTGACGCAAACCAAAGATAACCGTTATGATGTCGTATTTTCAGCAATGAATCCAGCTTTAACATCGAAACAAATCCTTAACGAATTGTTACGAATAGCGAATGAATATGTCTGTATTTTACGTGTGATTGAAGAAAAAGATGAATTGTTTTCTTTGTTTGAACAGACTCCAGAAGAATGGAAGTGGATGGAAACCTATAAGGAATGGTTAGATGGAAAGTATCGAACCCAATTGTTTTCATATAATTCATCAGAAAGCATTTCAAAAGAATTTTTCCTAACGTATTTTGAAATGGATTTTCCTTATAGTCAACTTCAAAAAATCGCAGATGACTTATTCCAACAGAACACAGAGAAATTAAATCGCACAACAATTACTTTTGAATTGTTAATAATTGAAATATAA
- a CDS encoding thermonuclease family protein produces the protein MKKKITSFLTVLIVLIVGIWQWLNPSEFLEVAEPKQEQKQISEPTNTIDTTINEKTSQSIDDIDLENPPRFENIRVSSLRSVDGDTFAFYTADGKEHKLRLLMVDTPESVKKGVSVQPYGKEASDFTKEQLTKEGVSLVFDKGEVVDNYGRFLAYVYIGENSLQELLLENGLGIVRYVNAGGDSLVEELLTAQEKAQDEKLGVWSKKDYVMQMKNGYYRYNEVE, from the coding sequence ATGAAGAAAAAAATAACTAGCTTTTTAACGGTACTTATCGTATTAATTGTCGGTATCTGGCAATGGTTGAATCCCAGTGAATTTTTAGAAGTAGCGGAACCAAAACAAGAACAAAAACAAATTTCAGAACCAACGAATACCATAGATACAACAATTAATGAAAAAACAAGCCAATCAATTGACGACATTGATTTAGAAAATCCACCACGTTTTGAGAATATTCGTGTTTCTTCTTTACGAAGTGTCGATGGCGATACGTTTGCGTTTTATACAGCAGATGGGAAAGAACACAAATTACGTTTATTGATGGTTGATACCCCTGAAAGTGTGAAAAAAGGTGTATCCGTCCAACCTTATGGAAAAGAAGCCAGTGATTTTACGAAAGAACAACTAACGAAAGAAGGTGTTTCTTTGGTTTTTGATAAAGGCGAAGTGGTGGATAACTATGGACGCTTTTTAGCGTATGTCTATATTGGAGAAAACTCACTTCAAGAGTTATTATTAGAAAACGGTCTTGGAATTGTTCGTTATGTAAATGCAGGTGGTGACAGTTTAGTGGAAGAATTATTAACTGCTCAAGAAAAGGCGCAAGATGAAAAATTAGGTGTTTGGAGTAAAAAGGATTATGTAATGCAAATGAAAAATGGCTACTATCGTTACAATGAAGTTGAATAA
- a CDS encoding helix-turn-helix domain-containing protein, with the protein MKLTELMDKHQQVQITIFQWILKSEGAIRIKDLERELAISVPTLQKEIRSLETALELFDDESKLMKLDNDYLSLHLSNEFSVKAFVYSYLEQALDYQIVSFIFQHKKVSITKMALDLQVSEASLFRRLKSINQQLEEFEIQFRNKKMIGDELQIRVFYYYLFWTSLPFEQLQKKFRNPTIQNLIQVIEKHFHLTFTKEQYWKLSLWLGIMHSRFDYRGEQKYRLRKETVHEIEQDMFYQELKNMLARYLSRFAFQGSDEESVYLYLFFLSENLLPSEKKWLTESPFIAKFLTLNQKIYQELVHDSDVSSFDAFLLELHIKLAFSKGWIDTEENDLLLLSDYDSSKMSACMSIIEAELSKDISNSQWRMLDQAYGLVVDIYQRRQQKELLVGIASDDSLQSEEVYQFIEQHLASLPHVKVKKAKNRVYSLLVASEYTDITNYAYEERYIFSGRLSLFEVNRLKQAIENCYDRS; encoded by the coding sequence ATGAAACTAACTGAGTTGATGGATAAACATCAACAAGTACAGATAACAATTTTTCAATGGATTTTAAAAAGTGAAGGTGCAATTCGCATCAAAGATTTGGAAAGAGAATTAGCTATTTCAGTCCCAACCTTACAAAAAGAAATTCGCTCATTAGAAACAGCTTTGGAACTATTTGATGATGAATCTAAGCTGATGAAGTTAGACAATGATTATTTGAGTTTACATCTGTCAAATGAATTTTCTGTCAAAGCATTTGTTTATTCCTATTTGGAACAAGCACTAGATTATCAGATAGTTTCGTTTATCTTTCAACATAAAAAAGTGTCAATCACAAAAATGGCACTTGATTTGCAAGTAAGTGAAGCCTCGTTATTTCGTCGCTTGAAATCAATTAACCAACAATTGGAAGAATTTGAAATTCAATTTCGCAATAAAAAAATGATTGGTGATGAACTTCAAATTCGAGTATTTTATTATTATCTTTTTTGGACAAGTTTACCTTTTGAGCAATTGCAAAAAAAGTTTCGTAATCCTACCATACAAAACTTAATTCAAGTAATTGAAAAACACTTCCATTTAACTTTTACAAAAGAACAATATTGGAAGTTGTCCTTATGGTTAGGAATTATGCATAGTCGCTTTGATTATCGTGGGGAACAGAAATACCGTTTGCGCAAAGAGACTGTTCACGAAATTGAACAAGACATGTTTTATCAAGAATTAAAGAATATGCTAGCGCGTTATTTAAGTCGTTTTGCCTTCCAAGGATCAGATGAAGAATCCGTCTATCTTTATTTATTCTTTTTATCAGAAAATCTGTTGCCATCAGAGAAAAAATGGCTAACAGAATCGCCTTTTATCGCTAAATTTTTGACATTAAATCAAAAAATTTACCAAGAGTTAGTGCATGATTCAGATGTCTCTTCATTTGATGCTTTTTTATTGGAGTTGCACATAAAATTGGCATTTTCTAAAGGATGGATTGATACCGAAGAAAATGATTTATTGTTACTGTCGGATTACGATTCGTCAAAAATGTCCGCCTGTATGTCAATCATTGAAGCAGAATTATCTAAGGATATTTCGAATTCCCAATGGCGTATGTTAGATCAGGCGTATGGTCTAGTAGTCGATATTTATCAAAGAAGGCAACAAAAAGAATTACTTGTTGGCATTGCATCCGACGATTCCTTACAATCAGAGGAAGTGTATCAATTTATTGAGCAACATTTGGCAAGTTTGCCGCATGTAAAAGTTAAAAAAGCAAAAAATCGCGTGTATTCGTTACTAGTTGCATCAGAATATACGGACATAACAAACTATGCTTATGAGGAACGCTATATTTTTAGTGGTCGCTTATCCTTATTTGAAGTGAATCGATTAAAACAAGCGATTGAAAATTGCTATGATAGGAGTTGA
- a CDS encoding FAD-dependent oxidoreductase produces the protein MVIIGGSHAGIAAARHLKKIDESVEVIIVERSNVLGYIGSSLNLYLEGFIDKLEDARTVTPGQLLAEQINVLLNSRVVSVDAKNKSVDFTTDNGDIHLTDNISYDYLILAMGSSQYHTDFSSETEATMTNFKTLTQSKTALDTLMDAKKVAIIGAGLIGFELAESLSKYNKEIYLIDRMDSVLFRYFDEEITQELVQKLPENVHILLNSDVREITMTDEQKVTGVILANGQTVAVEAAVYAINPRPNVELVTDILDINMDGTIDTNEFLETSDPFIYAVGDLVSVHFNHSAMPIYIPLVTNAYRTGMIAASNILLTDKIPFPKVQRTIVSALFDTYLASCGVNEEEAPYYGLDVASVSKTFHKEALFQLDDTFELTIKLVFDVNTKQLMGGQLMTNSKKTLEIINTLSTLVTMETTLNQLVTMDFYFNPKLSTPLHFLNDLALEGVIKR, from the coding sequence GTGGTAATTATTGGTGGATCTCATGCAGGGATTGCTGCAGCGAGACATTTAAAGAAAATTGACGAGAGTGTCGAAGTAATTATCGTCGAACGATCCAATGTTTTGGGGTACATTGGTAGCAGTTTAAATCTTTATTTAGAAGGTTTTATTGATAAATTAGAGGATGCAAGAACTGTGACTCCAGGCCAATTATTGGCAGAACAAATCAACGTATTGTTAAATAGCCGAGTAGTTTCTGTAGATGCCAAAAATAAATCTGTGGATTTTACAACAGATAATGGAGATATTCATTTAACAGATAATATTTCTTACGATTATTTAATTTTAGCGATGGGGTCAAGCCAATACCATACCGATTTTTCATCGGAAACAGAAGCAACAATGACAAATTTTAAAACACTAACACAATCAAAAACAGCGTTAGATACTTTAATGGATGCCAAGAAAGTCGCAATTATTGGGGCAGGGTTAATCGGTTTTGAATTGGCAGAGTCTTTAAGTAAATACAACAAAGAAATTTATTTAATTGATCGCATGGACAGCGTGCTGTTTCGTTACTTTGATGAAGAAATTACGCAAGAATTAGTGCAAAAACTGCCGGAGAATGTCCATATTTTATTAAATAGTGATGTCCGTGAAATTACAATGACTGATGAACAAAAAGTCACAGGTGTCATCTTAGCGAATGGTCAGACGGTTGCAGTAGAAGCAGCTGTGTATGCCATTAACCCACGACCAAATGTCGAATTAGTGACAGATATTTTAGATATCAATATGGATGGAACGATTGATACCAATGAGTTTTTAGAGACGTCTGATCCGTTTATTTATGCAGTAGGGGACTTAGTGTCTGTTCACTTTAATCATTCTGCTATGCCAATTTATATTCCGTTAGTGACAAATGCGTATCGAACAGGGATGATTGCTGCGTCAAATATTTTATTAACCGATAAAATTCCTTTCCCAAAAGTACAACGCACGATTGTCAGTGCATTATTTGACACCTATTTAGCAAGTTGTGGAGTCAATGAAGAAGAAGCTCCTTATTATGGTTTAGACGTAGCATCTGTCTCCAAAACCTTTCATAAAGAAGCCTTATTTCAACTAGATGATACGTTTGAATTAACGATTAAACTGGTATTTGATGTTAACACAAAACAGTTAATGGGGGGGCAATTAATGACTAATTCCAAAAAGACGCTAGAAATTATTAACACGTTATCTACCTTGGTAACAATGGAAACAACGTTGAATCAATTAGTCACGATGGATTTTTATTTTAATCCTAAATTATCAACGCCCTTGCATTTTCTAAATGATTTAGCATTGGAAGGGGTCATTAAACGTTAA
- a CDS encoding ABC transporter permease, translating to MRKVWLFLSLLLLAIVSLFVGVHQVSLYGLMNGDETQWMLLLKTRIPRTISLILAGGMLSVCGKIMQHLMQNRFVSAGTIGMMDSARLGILLVMLLFPNGSILLRAGVAFIFAYIGVLLFLNLSRILPKGDPMILPLTGVMFGNIIGAVASFFAYQFQLVQNLSSWLQGNFATVMEGSYELIYITVPVFIILYLLAYQMTIAGLGEELATNLGMNYQLLQFIVFALVALGSSAVLIMVGNIPFLGVVIPNLVSLFYGDHLKNTMSVTVIFGSIFLLICDILSRVLIAPYEIPVSVVVGMIGGALFLFLLIRRRKG from the coding sequence ATGAGGAAAGTTTGGTTATTTCTGAGTTTATTACTTCTTGCTATCGTTTCGCTTTTTGTGGGTGTTCACCAAGTCTCATTATATGGATTAATGAATGGCGATGAGACCCAATGGATGTTGTTGTTAAAAACACGAATCCCCCGAACAATTAGTTTGATTTTAGCAGGAGGAATGTTAAGTGTCTGCGGAAAAATTATGCAACACTTAATGCAAAACAGATTTGTTTCTGCTGGAACAATTGGGATGATGGATAGTGCACGGTTAGGGATTTTGTTAGTCATGTTACTATTTCCGAACGGATCGATTTTATTACGTGCGGGAGTAGCGTTCATCTTTGCTTACATAGGTGTTTTGCTATTTTTGAATTTAAGTCGAATTCTACCTAAAGGTGATCCGATGATTTTACCATTAACGGGTGTCATGTTTGGAAATATTATTGGTGCAGTCGCTTCATTTTTTGCGTATCAATTCCAATTGGTTCAAAATTTATCGTCTTGGCTTCAAGGAAATTTTGCGACAGTCATGGAAGGTAGTTATGAATTAATCTACATAACCGTACCAGTATTTATAATTTTATATTTACTAGCCTATCAAATGACGATTGCCGGATTGGGTGAGGAACTCGCAACCAATCTTGGTATGAACTATCAATTGTTACAATTTATTGTCTTTGCGTTAGTCGCATTAGGCAGCAGTGCAGTCTTAATTATGGTCGGTAACATTCCTTTCTTAGGAGTGGTTATTCCCAATCTAGTATCTTTATTTTACGGAGATCATTTAAAGAATACCATGAGTGTAACAGTTATCTTTGGAAGTATTTTCTTATTGATTTGTGACATTCTATCGCGTGTATTGATAGCCCCTTATGAAATTCCTGTCAGCGTTGTTGTGGGGATGATTGGTGGCGCTCTTTTCTTATTCTTATTGATTAGGAGGAGAAAAGGATGA
- a CDS encoding iron chelate uptake ABC transporter family permease subunit, whose translation MKKNHFALKIGALFALCLVVVVVFLTYNTYGNWDFALKLRGKKILAFIFVALATSVSTIAFQTITRNQFLTPGILGLDNLYIMIQTLLFFFVGGIKMLSQESIWMFIANVGLMTILSVLFISFFMDKVTGNLFLLLMVGMISGTLFSSISTFIQVLMDPNEYDLLQGRLFASFSNVNSNYLMVAAAIIIVSVVVLWFVAPELDIMHIGRDHAVNLGISVNRLQTLCLFCISLLTGTATALVGPTVFLGFIVVTISYRLFATYQHKKLFIGSFLLGILLLVGGQFLVEQIFQWSTTISTVIQFVGGIFFLGKILSERKKV comes from the coding sequence ATGAAAAAAAATCATTTTGCACTCAAAATTGGTGCGTTATTCGCGTTGTGTTTAGTAGTCGTTGTAGTGTTCTTGACTTACAATACCTATGGAAATTGGGATTTTGCTTTAAAGTTAAGAGGAAAAAAAATCTTAGCCTTTATCTTTGTTGCCCTGGCAACATCAGTCAGTACGATTGCTTTTCAAACAATTACACGAAATCAATTTTTAACTCCCGGAATTTTAGGACTAGATAACTTGTATATTATGATTCAGACATTATTATTCTTTTTTGTAGGGGGAATTAAAATGCTCTCTCAAGAATCAATTTGGATGTTTATTGCGAACGTTGGTTTAATGACAATTTTAAGCGTCTTGTTTATTTCTTTCTTTATGGATAAAGTGACAGGAAATCTCTTTTTGCTTTTAATGGTCGGTATGATTTCAGGAACCTTGTTTTCAAGTATTAGTACATTCATCCAAGTGTTGATGGATCCTAATGAATATGACCTCCTACAAGGACGTTTATTTGCTAGTTTTAGTAATGTGAATAGCAATTATTTGATGGTAGCGGCAGCGATTATTATCGTATCTGTCGTGGTCTTATGGTTCGTTGCACCAGAACTAGATATTATGCATATTGGGAGAGATCATGCGGTAAACTTAGGGATTTCTGTTAATCGACTACAAACTCTTTGCTTATTTTGTATTTCCTTATTAACGGGAACAGCAACAGCATTAGTTGGGCCAACTGTTTTCCTAGGCTTTATTGTTGTAACGATTAGTTATCGTTTATTTGCGACATATCAGCATAAAAAATTATTTATTGGTAGTTTTTTATTAGGAATTTTGTTGTTAGTTGGTGGGCAGTTTTTAGTAGAGCAAATTTTCCAATGGAGTACGACAATTAGTACAGTTATTCAATTTGTGGGTGGTATCTTCTTTTTAGGAAAAATTTTATCAGAAAGGAAAAAGGTATGA
- a CDS encoding ABC transporter ATP-binding protein, translated as MIQAQEISKKYENKIVLQNVDLELPKGKLIAFIGPNGAGKSTFLSLVSRLQPQSSGEIFLDREEVRNWKSKELAKKLAILKQSNAIQLNISVRELVSFGRFPYNRGKLTAEDERIIDQAIEQMELQEMVNDSIHSLSGGQLQRVYIAMILAQDTEYVLLDEPLNNLDMNHANQMMHLLKRLVEEQNKTVLIVLHDINFAAGFADHIVAMKNGEVFATGETETIIQPEVLNKLYGMNIRICEIEGKRFCMYFS; from the coding sequence ATGATTCAAGCACAAGAAATTTCAAAAAAATATGAGAATAAAATCGTGTTACAAAATGTTGACCTAGAACTACCTAAAGGTAAATTAATTGCCTTTATTGGTCCAAATGGTGCAGGAAAAAGTACCTTTTTGTCGCTAGTTAGTCGATTGCAACCACAATCAAGTGGCGAAATTTTTCTAGATCGAGAAGAAGTACGGAATTGGAAATCAAAAGAATTAGCGAAAAAGCTAGCGATTTTGAAACAAAGTAATGCCATTCAATTGAATATTTCTGTTCGTGAATTGGTTTCATTTGGCCGGTTTCCTTATAATCGAGGAAAATTAACTGCTGAAGACGAACGAATCATCGATCAAGCAATTGAGCAGATGGAATTGCAAGAGATGGTCAATGATTCCATTCATTCGTTGTCAGGTGGCCAATTACAGCGTGTTTATATTGCGATGATTTTAGCACAAGATACGGAATACGTCTTGTTAGATGAACCATTGAATAATTTAGATATGAACCATGCCAATCAGATGATGCATTTGTTGAAACGTTTGGTAGAAGAACAAAATAAAACAGTGTTAATTGTTTTACATGATATTAACTTTGCGGCAGGATTTGCCGATCATATTGTGGCAATGAAAAATGGCGAAGTTTTCGCGACAGGAGAAACGGAAACGATTATCCAACCTGAAGTATTAAATAAATTATATGGCATGAACATACGGATTTGTGAAATTGAAGGAAAACGATTTTGCATGTATTTTAGCTAA
- a CDS encoding siderophore ABC transporter substrate-binding protein, with amino-acid sequence MKKIFSGILVLTAALTLAACGNTGGDTAKSSETAASTATPTTAASSAAEATPTEVTVTDSDGDEVTVPFNPSKVVVFDNSALDTMDALGVGESVIGAATDSMPDYLEAYKNVESAGGIKEPDLEKINQLQPDLIIISGRQADYKKDLQAIAPTVFFSTNGEDTWGSIQTNVKTIAQIFGKEAEADAKIAELTTSIDEVKAAAEASGEKVLTVLVNEGSLSAYGLGSRFGIVHDTFGFAQADENIEASTHGQNVSYEYVLEKNPDVIFVVDRTKAIGGDASQNNVADNDLVKETNAGKNGKVIALDPQVWYLSGSGLESVQIMLDDVKKAVE; translated from the coding sequence ATGAAAAAGATTTTTAGTGGCATTCTTGTATTAACAGCAGCATTAACGTTGGCAGCGTGTGGGAACACTGGTGGCGACACAGCGAAATCATCAGAAACAGCGGCAAGCACAGCAACACCTACAACGGCTGCTTCGTCTGCGGCAGAAGCAACACCAACAGAAGTAACAGTTACGGATTCAGATGGCGATGAAGTCACTGTACCATTCAATCCAAGTAAAGTGGTTGTCTTTGATAATAGTGCCTTAGATACGATGGATGCATTAGGTGTCGGTGAATCAGTGATTGGTGCGGCAACAGATAGCATGCCGGATTACTTGGAAGCTTATAAAAATGTTGAATCTGCAGGTGGTATTAAAGAACCTGATTTGGAAAAAATCAATCAATTACAACCAGATTTAATCATTATTTCTGGTCGTCAAGCAGATTACAAAAAAGATTTACAAGCAATTGCACCAACTGTTTTCTTTAGCACAAATGGTGAAGATACTTGGGGTTCAATTCAAACAAATGTAAAAACAATTGCACAAATCTTTGGCAAAGAAGCTGAAGCTGATGCAAAAATTGCGGAATTAACAACATCTATTGATGAAGTCAAAGCGGCTGCTGAAGCTTCTGGTGAAAAAGTATTAACAGTACTAGTTAATGAAGGTAGTCTTTCTGCTTACGGATTAGGTTCTCGTTTTGGCATTGTTCATGATACTTTTGGTTTTGCACAAGCAGATGAAAATATCGAAGCATCAACACACGGACAAAATGTATCGTATGAGTATGTTTTAGAAAAAAATCCAGATGTGATTTTCGTTGTTGACCGTACAAAAGCAATCGGTGGTGACGCTTCTCAAAACAATGTAGCGGATAACGATTTAGTCAAAGAAACAAATGCTGGTAAAAATGGTAAAGTTATCGCATTAGACCCACAAGTGTGGTACTTATCAGGTTCTGGTTTAGAATCAGTGCAAATCATGTTAGATGATGTGAAAAAAGCAGTAGAATAA
- the rsgA gene encoding GTPase RsgA yields MENKLQRGRVAIVHGDYYRVLTKEGEILAKLAGKFSEQFITNLELPTVGDWVFFQTIDQQRGIIQQIEPRISKFSRKIAGHQSTEQLIASNVEIIVVLTKVDCCANVADYLIPLYELTTTIIVTGLNDDTGILKIASYLKNGKTGAFVGSSGVGKSTLVNRLVQNQQMAVSGIRLEDSKGRHTTTHRELLVLSTGGISLIPRK; encoded by the coding sequence ATGGAAAATAAATTACAACGTGGTCGTGTCGCAATTGTTCATGGCGATTATTACCGTGTATTAACCAAAGAAGGCGAAATATTAGCAAAGTTAGCTGGAAAATTCAGTGAGCAATTCATCACAAACCTAGAATTACCGACTGTGGGTGATTGGGTTTTCTTTCAAACAATCGATCAGCAACGAGGAATTATTCAACAAATTGAACCACGAATCTCAAAATTTTCTAGAAAGATTGCAGGTCATCAGTCAACCGAACAATTGATAGCTAGCAATGTAGAAATTATTGTGGTTTTAACAAAAGTCGATTGTTGCGCAAATGTAGCTGATTATTTAATTCCTTTGTATGAATTAACGACTACTATTATTGTGACTGGATTGAACGATGATACTGGTATTTTAAAAATTGCTAGTTATTTAAAAAATGGAAAAACAGGCGCTTTTGTAGGTTCTTCGGGTGTTGGTAAATCGACATTAGTGAATCGATTGGTACAGAATCAACAAATGGCTGTTTCAGGAATTCGCTTAGAAGACAGTAAAGGGCGGCATACAACAACTCATCGAGAATTGCTTGTTTTGTCAACTGGTGGTATATCATTGATACCCCGGAAATGA
- a CDS encoding ribosome small subunit-dependent GTPase, whose protein sequence is MFEENELDATFQDIVDLAKNCRFNDCRHETENDCAVKAAIQAGVLTESRLLNYSKLQRELTFQERRTKQKERFKNKRKKTR, encoded by the coding sequence TTGTTTGAAGAAAATGAATTGGATGCGACGTTCCAAGATATTGTTGACCTAGCTAAGAATTGTCGATTTAATGATTGTCGGCATGAAACTGAAAATGATTGTGCTGTTAAAGCTGCAATTCAAGCAGGCGTCTTAACAGAATCTCGTTTATTGAATTATAGCAAGCTACAACGCGAGTTAACTTTTCAGGAAAGACGTACAAAACAAAAAGAACGATTCAAAAACAAACGAAAAAAGACCCGCTAG
- a CDS encoding DNA alkylation repair protein, with the protein MFERIVQQFLEAADPNKAEKMAAYMRNQFLFLGVSAPQRQMICKEFYKESTQQEIDWHFVFECWACPYRELQYVAIGYLQVLKKKLEPEDVGAIQRLAQTKSWWDTIDGLDKLMGELAFQYPEVKSILIQWSTAEDFWLRRIAIDHQLLRKHTTDVELLRVILENNLNQSEFFINKAIGWSLRDYSKTNPEWVRDFIEAHRKELTSLSIREASKYL; encoded by the coding sequence ATGTTTGAACGGATAGTACAACAATTTTTAGAAGCTGCTGATCCAAACAAAGCAGAAAAAATGGCTGCTTATATGCGTAATCAATTTCTTTTTCTAGGCGTGTCTGCGCCACAACGGCAAATGATTTGCAAAGAATTTTATAAAGAAAGCACACAACAAGAAATTGATTGGCACTTTGTTTTTGAGTGCTGGGCATGTCCTTATCGTGAATTGCAATATGTTGCGATTGGTTATTTACAAGTTCTCAAGAAAAAATTAGAACCAGAGGATGTGGGAGCTATCCAACGATTAGCACAAACAAAATCTTGGTGGGACACAATTGATGGTTTGGACAAATTAATGGGTGAGCTTGCTTTTCAATATCCAGAGGTAAAGTCTATATTGATTCAATGGAGTACAGCAGAAGACTTCTGGTTGCGAAGAATTGCCATTGATCATCAATTATTACGAAAACACACAACCGATGTAGAATTATTACGTGTCATTTTAGAAAATAATTTAAATCAATCAGAGTTTTTTATCAATAAAGCTATCGGTTGGAGTTTACGTGATTATTCTAAAACTAATCCAGAATGGGTCAGAGATTTCATTGAAGCGCATCGTAAAGAATTGACGTCATTAAGTATCCGCGAAGCAAGTAAATATCTTTAA
- a CDS encoding Ltp family lipoprotein, producing the protein MKLEDILILMGLLGSIYGIVLFIRSLFKKTPKKPGVFIFLGSVLIMLAGGALSNTLESKAMKPTHSHESSQSSSYFFNETTSSTSSPDSNVSREFSNALASAEQYLTFSHLSKDGLYDQLIFDKYPNEAAQYAVDTIQTDWNKHALESANTYLSYSAFSKDNLSSQLLYAKFTDEQIAYALANIDVDWNEQALQSAIQLQSFSPSSDQGLYDQLIYSGFTKEQAEYAIKNLPE; encoded by the coding sequence ATGAAATTAGAAGATATCCTTATCTTGATGGGCTTATTAGGAAGTATTTACGGCATTGTATTATTTATTCGGTCTCTTTTCAAAAAAACGCCGAAAAAACCTGGTGTCTTTATTTTTCTTGGCAGCGTTCTGATTATGTTAGCAGGTGGTGCCTTAAGTAATACACTTGAATCAAAAGCAATGAAACCAACTCACTCTCATGAAAGTAGTCAGTCATCTAGTTATTTTTTTAACGAAACAACGAGCAGTACATCCTCCCCTGATAGCAATGTGTCTAGAGAATTTAGTAATGCCTTAGCGAGCGCCGAACAGTATCTTACGTTTAGTCATTTATCAAAGGATGGTTTATATGACCAACTCATTTTTGATAAATATCCTAACGAGGCGGCGCAATATGCGGTTGATACTATTCAGACTGATTGGAACAAACACGCTTTAGAATCTGCTAATACTTATCTTTCTTATTCAGCATTTTCAAAAGATAATTTATCTTCACAATTACTATATGCAAAATTCACTGATGAACAAATAGCCTATGCCTTGGCGAATATTGATGTTGATTGGAATGAACAAGCACTTCAATCAGCTATCCAGTTACAAAGTTTTAGTCCCTCTTCTGATCAAGGCTTATATGATCAATTAATTTATTCTGGTTTTACTAAGGAACAAGCAGAATATGCGATAAAAAATTTGCCTGAATAA
- a CDS encoding PadR family transcriptional regulator yields MITSDGIRGYNDVIILSLLKEGDSYGYAISKQIRARTNDLYVIKETTLYSAFTRLGKQALIEAYPGELTHGKKRTYYRITDKGNEFLKMKRQEWEQTKFVVDEFLEGGTENENY; encoded by the coding sequence ATGATTACAAGCGATGGTATTCGTGGGTACAATGATGTGATTATTTTATCCCTTCTAAAAGAAGGCGATTCTTACGGTTATGCTATTTCTAAACAGATCCGGGCAAGAACCAATGATTTATATGTCATAAAAGAAACGACTTTATATTCTGCGTTTACACGATTAGGAAAACAAGCGTTGATTGAAGCCTATCCCGGAGAACTAACACATGGGAAAAAAAGAACGTATTATCGCATTACTGACAAAGGAAACGAGTTTCTAAAAATGAAAAGGCAAGAGTGGGAGCAAACAAAATTCGTAGTGGATGAATTTTTAGAAGGGGGAACTGAAAATGAAAATTATTAA